In Prionailurus viverrinus isolate Anna chromosome C2, UM_Priviv_1.0, whole genome shotgun sequence, one DNA window encodes the following:
- the DONSON gene encoding protein downstream neighbor of Son — protein sequence MRVGGGAASGRGQRAREAPTGRPAGSSAPRVMAISVPGYSPSFRKPPETLRLRRKRVRSLEAAASPREQPEPVPRRAALAAGLLLRPFPAAAGRGGGGPAAARRNPFARLDNRPPAAAEPPDGPPRGQQEAQDPCLDSNQENDLLWEEKFPERTAVAELLQTPQVSFSKSDIPSSESTELPVDWSIKTRLLFTSSQPFTWADHLKAQEEAQGIIQHCRATEVTLPQSIQDPKLSTELRCAFQQSLIYWLHPAFPWLPLFPRIGADRKMTGKISPWSNDETLQHILMSDWSVSFTSLYNLLKTKLCPYFYVCTYQFTILFRAAGLAGNDVITALVSPTTRGIREAMKNEGIEFSLPLIKENGYQKKKTSGTSLGNGEEQVISDDDEDESFSWLEEIGVQDKIKKPDILSIKLCKEKHEVQMDHRPESVVLVKGMNTLTLLNFLINSKSLIASSGPQAGLPPTLLSPVAFRGATMQMLKARSVNVKTQAVSGYKDQFSLEITGPIMPHSLHSVTMLLKSSQNGSFSAGLYTHEPTAVFNICLPANKILDKETLQEELGNCGLHPKTLDQLSQIPTLGKSSLRLVELSDFVYNWRS from the exons ATGCGCGTTGGGGGCGGGGCTGCGTCGGGGCGGGGCCAGCGCGCGCGGGAAGCGCCCACGGGGAGGCCGGCCGGCTCCTCAGCGCCGCGCGTCATGGCCATCTCGGTTCCCGGCTACTCGCCCAGTTTCAGGAAGCCTCCCGAGACTTTGCGGCTCCGACGGAAAAGGGTCCGGAGCCTTGAGGCCGCCGCTTCACCCAGGGAGCAGCCCGAGCCGGTGCCCCGCCGCGCCGCTCTGGCCGCCGGGCTGCTCCTCCGCCCCTTCCCGGCGGCTGCTGGcagaggcggcggcggcccggcCGCGGCCCGCAGGAACCCCTTCGCCCGCCTGGACAACCGGCCGCCGGCCGCCGCGGAGCCCCCCGACGGGCCGCCCCGCGGCCAGCAGGAGGCGCAGGACCCG TGTTTAGATTCTAATCAAGAAAATGATTTGCTCTGGGAAGAGAAGTTCCCCGAAAGAACAGCCGTGGCCGAGTTACTCCAG acTCCACAAGTATCATTCTCCAAATCTGATATTCCATCCTCAGAAAGTACTGAGTTACCTGTGGACTGGAGTATTAAAACTCGACTCCTTTTCACCTCTTCTCAACCCTTTACCTGGGCAGATCATTTGAAAGCACAGGAAGAGGCTCAAGGTATCATCCAGCATTGTAGGGCAACAGAAGTTACTTTGCCTCAAAGTATACAG GATCCCAAACTCTCCACTGAGCTCCGATGTGCCTTCCAGCAGAGCCTTATCTACTGGCTCCACCCTGCCTTTCCTTGGCTACCTCTGTTCCCTCGCATTGGAGCTGATAGAAAAATGACTGGAAAGATAAGCCCTTGGTCAAATGATGAAACCTTGCAACACATTTTAATGAGTGATTG GTCTGTGAGCTTCACTTCTCTATATAATTTGCTGAAGACAAAACTTTGCCCATATTTCTACGTTTGTACCTATCAGTTTACTATCCTGTTCCGTGCAGCAGGCTTAGCAGGAAATGATGTAATCACAGCTCTCGTGTCTCCGACAACTAGAGGAATAAGAGAAGCTAtgaaaaatgaag GTATTGAATTTTCTCTgccgttaataaaagaaaatggctaTCAGAAGAAAAAGACATCTGGAACAAGCTTGGGAAATGGAGA GGAACAAGTAAtcagtgatgatgatgaagatgaaaGTTTTTCCTGGCTGGAAGAGATAGGTGTgcaagacaaaattaaaaaaccagACATACTCTCTATCAAGCT ATGCAAAGAGAAACATGAAGTGCAAATGGACCACAGACCTGAGTCTGTTGTGTTGGTGAAGGGAATGAACACCCTTACATTGCTGAATTTTTTGATAAACTCTAAGAGTTTAATTGCAAGCTCAGGCCCACAGGCAGGACTTCCACCAACCCTCTTATCCCCTGTAGCTTTCCGAGGTGCCACAATGCAAATGCTTAAG GCACGAAGTGTAAATGTGAAGACACAAGCTGTTTCTGGATACAAAGATCAATTTAGTTTGGAGATTACAGGTCCTATCATGCCTCATTCTCTACATTCTGTGACCATGCTACTCAAATCTTCACAGAATGGGTCATTTTCTGCTGGACTGTATACACATGAGCCAACTGCTGTATTTAATATCTGCCTGCCAGCGAATAAAATACTGGATAAG GAGACACTTCAGGAGGAGCTTGGTAACTGTGGGTTGCACCCTAAGACTCTGGACCAACTTAGTCAAATACCAACACTGGGAAAATCATCTTTACGGCTTGTGGAATTGAGTGACTTCGTTTATAATTGGAGATCCTGA